In a genomic window of Xylophilus rhododendri:
- the fnr gene encoding fumarate/nitrate reduction transcriptional regulator Fnr: MSTDSTALSAVPTPTRQALQVACSNCNLRELCLPVVLAEEDLQRLDSLVDRRRPVKRGETLFRAGDPFSSLYAVRTGFFKTCVSAADGRDQVTGFLMAGELLGFDGICTDKHACDAVALEDSQVCVIPFSQLETLSREFTPLQRQFHKIMSREIVRDQGVMLLLGSMRAEERLAAFLLNLTRRLQSRGFSASDLVLRMTREEIGSYLGLKLETVSRTFSKLQDDGVLEVRQRQVRVLKPEVLSQLVDSGR; the protein is encoded by the coding sequence GTGTCCACCGACTCCACCGCCCTTTCAGCCGTTCCCACCCCCACGCGCCAGGCGCTCCAGGTGGCCTGCTCCAACTGCAACCTGCGCGAGCTGTGCCTGCCGGTCGTCCTGGCCGAGGAAGACCTGCAGCGCCTGGATTCGCTGGTGGACCGCCGCCGCCCGGTCAAGCGCGGCGAGACCCTGTTCCGCGCGGGCGACCCCTTCTCCAGCCTCTACGCGGTGCGCACCGGTTTCTTCAAGACCTGTGTGTCGGCCGCCGACGGCCGCGACCAGGTCACCGGCTTCCTGATGGCCGGCGAGCTGCTCGGTTTCGACGGCATCTGCACCGACAAACACGCCTGCGACGCGGTGGCGTTGGAGGATTCGCAGGTCTGCGTGATCCCCTTCTCGCAGCTGGAGACCCTGTCGCGCGAGTTCACCCCGCTGCAGCGCCAGTTCCACAAGATCATGAGCCGCGAGATCGTGCGCGACCAGGGCGTGATGCTGCTGCTGGGCAGCATGCGCGCCGAGGAACGGCTGGCCGCCTTCCTGCTCAACCTCACGCGACGGCTGCAGTCGCGCGGCTTCTCCGCTTCCGACCTGGTGCTGCGCATGACCCGCGAGGAGATCGGCAGCTACCTGGGCCTGAAGCTGGAGACGGTGAGCCGCACCTTCTCCAAGCTGCAGGACGACGGCGTGCTGGAAGTGCGCCAGCGGCAGGTGCGGGTGCTCAAGCCCGAGGTGCTGAGCCAACTGGTGGACAGCGGGCGCTGA
- the hemN gene encoding oxygen-independent coproporphyrinogen III oxidase, protein MSAVTIPLAAGRTRAAPPVLSPELLARMGAPGPRYTSYPTADRFVEAFGPDDYRRALAARSAGPGGAAVQPLSLYLHIPFCESICYYCACNKIVTRQHDRAAEYLLALDREVALHIEALGARPRVSQLHLGGGSPTFLSDLQLARVVSTLRRAFSFEADAEMAIEVDPRTVDPARLERLAALGFNRLSLGIQDFDPQVQRAVHREQGFGQVELLMRAARPLGFRSISVDLILGLPQQTAASFGRTLEQIQALRPDRIALYSYAHLPERFKPQRRIAATALPTAATKAAMLGEAIAVLAAAGYEHIGMDHFALAGDSLAVARRRGRLNRNFQGYTDQPDGDLIGLGVSAIGRVGGCYSQNAKTLDEYYDALRQGVLPVVRGLAPTRDDLVRRAIVMALMCQGELDFQALSDAYLIDIRSAFAAEIAALQPLAEQGLLSLDRDGVCVSELGWFFVRSIASVFDRYLQADTARARYSRVL, encoded by the coding sequence ATGTCCGCCGTCACCATTCCCCTGGCCGCCGGCCGCACCCGCGCCGCGCCGCCCGTCCTGTCGCCCGAGCTGCTGGCACGCATGGGCGCGCCCGGGCCGCGCTACACCTCCTATCCGACCGCCGACCGCTTCGTCGAAGCCTTCGGCCCGGACGACTACCGCCGCGCCCTGGCCGCCCGCTCGGCCGGCCCCGGCGGCGCCGCGGTGCAGCCGCTGTCGCTGTACCTGCACATCCCCTTCTGCGAGTCGATCTGCTACTACTGCGCCTGCAACAAGATCGTCACCCGCCAGCACGACCGCGCCGCCGAATACCTGCTGGCGCTGGACCGCGAGGTGGCCCTGCACATCGAGGCGCTGGGCGCGCGGCCGCGGGTGTCGCAGCTGCACCTGGGCGGCGGCTCGCCGACCTTTCTGTCCGACCTGCAGCTGGCGCGGGTGGTGTCCACGCTGCGGCGCGCCTTCAGCTTCGAGGCGGATGCGGAAATGGCCATCGAGGTCGATCCGCGCACCGTCGATCCGGCCCGGCTGGAACGCCTGGCCGCGCTGGGCTTCAACCGGCTGTCGCTGGGTATCCAGGATTTCGATCCGCAGGTGCAGCGCGCGGTGCACCGCGAGCAGGGCTTCGGGCAGGTCGAGCTGCTGATGCGGGCCGCGCGCCCCCTGGGCTTCCGCTCGATCAGCGTGGACCTGATCCTGGGCCTGCCGCAGCAGACGGCAGCGAGCTTCGGCCGCACGCTGGAGCAGATCCAGGCGCTGCGGCCCGACCGCATCGCGCTCTATTCCTACGCCCACCTGCCCGAACGCTTCAAGCCGCAGCGCCGCATCGCGGCCACGGCCCTGCCCACGGCGGCGACCAAGGCGGCCATGCTGGGCGAGGCCATCGCCGTGCTGGCCGCGGCCGGCTATGAACACATCGGCATGGACCATTTCGCGCTGGCCGGCGACTCGCTGGCCGTGGCCCGCCGCCGCGGCCGGCTCAACCGCAATTTCCAGGGCTATACCGACCAGCCCGACGGCGACCTGATCGGCCTGGGCGTCTCGGCCATCGGCCGTGTCGGCGGCTGCTACAGCCAGAACGCCAAGACACTCGACGAGTACTACGACGCCCTGCGCCAGGGCGTGCTGCCGGTGGTGCGCGGCCTGGCGCCCACCCGCGACGACCTGGTGCGGCGCGCCATCGTGATGGCGCTGATGTGCCAGGGCGAGCTGGATTTCCAGGCCCTGTCGGATGCCTACCTGATCGACATCCGCTCGGCCTTCGCCGCCGAGATCGCGGCGCTTCAGCCGCTGGCCGAACAGGGCCTGCTGAGCCTGGACCGCGACGGCGTCTGCGTGAGCGAGCTGGGCTGGTTCTTCGTGCGGTCGATCGCCAGCGTGTTCGACCGCTACCTGCAGGCCGACACGGCGCGCGCCCGGTATTCGCGGGTGCTCTGA